A window from Candidatus Nitrospira neomarina encodes these proteins:
- a CDS encoding RusA family crossover junction endodeoxyribonuclease, protein MDWSNLGADTLSTRELFVVLPLPPSINHQYATVNGRRVLASPGRQYKTAVARHLLTILRQSSHRTEFLEQLENHTLSLSLRFHFKTALRRDLDGGLKIAQDAICQAIDLNDNRITEIHLHKDLDSVRPRLECLLAIQEPIARTIRSPKTLSMVTKTSPRTVPQSSTDHNPC, encoded by the coding sequence ATGGATTGGTCGAATTTGGGCGCCGATACTCTGTCGACTCGCGAACTTTTTGTTGTCTTACCGCTTCCACCCAGCATTAATCATCAATACGCCACCGTCAACGGACGGAGGGTCCTGGCCTCCCCAGGCCGGCAGTATAAGACCGCCGTGGCCCGCCACCTACTCACCATCTTGCGGCAATCATCTCATCGAACGGAATTTTTAGAGCAATTGGAGAACCACACCCTTAGCCTTTCCCTCCGCTTCCACTTCAAAACAGCCCTGCGACGGGATCTGGATGGCGGGCTCAAAATCGCGCAGGATGCCATTTGCCAAGCCATCGATCTCAATGACAACCGCATCACTGAAATTCATCTACACAAAGACCTGGATTCGGTCCGTCCCCGCCTAGAATGCCTATTAGCTATTCAGGAACCCATCGCCCGGACAATCCGATCCCCCAAAACTCTCTCGATGGTCACCAAAACCAGTCCCCGAACTGTCCCTCAGTCTTCAACAGACCATAATCCTTGTTGA
- a CDS encoding division/cell wall cluster transcriptional repressor MraZ: MFAGQYYCKIDEKGRFVVPSPIREEIEIHGNSLMFLKGQDMPVSAYTNPEWAKILENAKQSLDEDQRRLFMYHMVSEASASEMDKAGRILIPGRFRKLVPVDEDQEVVLVGMFHRLEVWNPSEWRRFVHVNEDTFEHSMSKIQSLL; this comes from the coding sequence ATGTTTGCCGGACAATATTATTGTAAAATCGACGAAAAGGGACGATTTGTTGTCCCGAGTCCTATTCGTGAAGAAATCGAAATTCACGGAAATAGTCTGATGTTTCTCAAGGGGCAGGATATGCCCGTTTCCGCCTATACCAATCCGGAATGGGCCAAAATCCTGGAAAACGCCAAACAATCTCTTGATGAAGATCAACGACGCCTTTTCATGTATCACATGGTCTCGGAAGCCTCCGCCTCAGAAATGGATAAGGCAGGTCGCATCCTTATCCCGGGCCGGTTTCGCAAACTCGTCCCGGTGGATGAGGATCAGGAAGTGGTATTAGTGGGCATGTTTCATCGCCTTGAAGTGTGGAATCCATCGGAATGGCGACGTTTTGTCCATGTAAACGAAGACACCTTTGAACACAGCATGAGCAAAATTCAGAGCCTCCTCTAA
- a CDS encoding STAS domain-containing protein produces MVISERSLSPDTLVETFMGRFDQHARQDFKWRIDHAILQGYRFVMLNMVAVSFIDSAALGWLVLAQRRFQRIGGKLAIISPIGFVRDVLEITEIGEWIPIFSSEDEALKIFESSKEHPAES; encoded by the coding sequence ATGGTTATTTCCGAACGGAGTCTCAGCCCCGATACCTTGGTGGAGACTTTTATGGGTCGATTTGATCAACATGCCAGACAGGATTTTAAATGGCGGATTGATCATGCCATTCTGCAAGGTTATCGGTTTGTGATGTTAAATATGGTGGCCGTATCATTTATTGACAGCGCTGCCCTCGGATGGTTGGTTCTCGCCCAACGGCGCTTTCAGCGAATTGGTGGCAAACTGGCCATTATTTCTCCGATAGGGTTTGTCCGGGATGTCCTGGAAATCACTGAAATTGGGGAATGGATCCCTATCTTTTCCAGTGAGGATGAAGCCTTGAAGATCTTTGAATCTAGCAAAGAACATCCAGCGGAGTCTTGA
- a CDS encoding PilZ domain-containing protein: MGTSTALRQDFRQPIPIPQGDRRSFRRMSIKPYQVLPVAIRYGQDTVCRGRVLNLSPQGMLVEFPDNQIPSVLRGTQVSVKLHYLGDSIWLPGLVRHCKGQRMGFLFPALTNHPSRATRHPLTIVLHSLSRAVTSL, encoded by the coding sequence ATGGGAACATCGACTGCACTGAGACAAGATTTCCGGCAACCGATACCAATTCCTCAAGGAGATCGACGGTCTTTTCGCCGGATGTCCATCAAACCCTACCAAGTGCTTCCGGTTGCCATACGTTATGGGCAAGACACAGTGTGTCGGGGCCGTGTCCTCAATCTCAGTCCTCAGGGCATGCTCGTTGAATTCCCCGACAATCAAATTCCTTCTGTGCTAAGGGGCACCCAGGTGTCTGTCAAACTGCATTACCTCGGCGATAGCATTTGGTTGCCTGGACTTGTCCGGCACTGCAAGGGCCAAAGGATGGGATTTTTGTTCCCGGCCCTGACCAACCATCCCTCGAGAGCGACCAGGCACCCATTGACCATCGTTCTGCATTCTCTTTCTCGCGCAGTCACCTCTCTCTAA
- a CDS encoding FmdB family zinc ribbon protein produces the protein MPIYEYRCQDCRKRNSFLILTSKAPVPSCKHCQSTNLERIMSRFAAPKSEEARMEALADPSNFGDLDENDPQSMARFMKKMGKEMGEDLGDDMDEAMDAMDTDEMDMGMPATEGD, from the coding sequence ATGCCCATTTACGAATACCGTTGTCAGGATTGCCGGAAGCGCAACTCCTTTTTAATCCTCACCTCGAAAGCCCCAGTCCCATCCTGCAAGCATTGCCAAAGTACCAACCTTGAACGCATCATGTCCCGCTTTGCTGCACCCAAATCGGAAGAAGCCAGAATGGAAGCCTTGGCCGATCCCAGTAACTTCGGGGACCTCGACGAAAACGACCCACAGAGCATGGCCCGCTTCATGAAAAAAATGGGTAAGGAGATGGGAGAAGACCTGGGAGATGACATGGACGAGGCCATGGACGCGATGGACACAGACGAGATGGATATGGGGATGCCTGCCACCGAAGGCGACTAG